GCTTGGACTGCAGGCGTTGTTGCAGCAACTCTAAAAAAAATTGATAAAAAGGCTTTTTTAAAAATGGGCATAGAGGCATTTCCTCTACTTGCTGAGTTTTGCTTCTTTGCTGAATATAGCTTCTTTGTTAAACATCGACGGCCTCAAATTTCTGACAGCAGGGCAGCTTATCCTTTTAAAAATGAATCGCTGCTCAGCTACAAAAAACTAAGGGAAAAGCTACCTAAGGATGCTGGCGTATGGCGGGAACGATTAGATAGGCTTAGCCCATCGGGGAAATTTCTTAACAATCCGTCGATTGAATCCGATCCTTGAAATGAATGCTAACAGTTTACATTATGTCTGCAATTCCCTTCGCCGAATAAAGCTTTTAAAGGGCTTGCAAGCAAGGCAAAACAACCTCCGGCTGGTTTTACGTCTTCAAACTTCACTTAAGGATAAATGATAAAGGCGAAATTTTAGCCTTTCAAATTACTCCAGTAAACATTTCGGATGTTTCTATGCTTGAAACCCTCTTCAAAGATAATTTGGGAAAGCTATTTGGGGACAGAGCTTACCTCTCTAAGGAGATCGGAGAAAGGCTTTTAAAACGTGGCCTAAAGCTATTTACCAACCTTAGATCTAATATGAAACAAAAGTTAATCTCCTTAAAAAATAAAATTTTGCTAAAAAAGAGATCCTTAATTGAAACGGTAAATGATGAATTAAAAAAACATCTCCCAAATCGAGCATACTCACCACAGAAGTATAGGAAATTTTCTAGTCAATATGCTTGGTGGGATTGCTGCCTATTGCCATCAACCGAAAAAGCCTTCGTTGAGTTTGAATGATAAGCATAATTCTTTGCTAATTGTCTCTTAAAAACCCCAAACTCAGGTTACTATAAATTCTTCTTAGGTTTGAGGGTGTGAGTTTATTCAAGAGAGGGCAAAAGCGCCATGATGAAGTGGTGGTGGGTTTCATAGACAAGTTTATAAGCCTCTAATTGCCCTTCAAGGAGAGGTAACTCCTCTATATGTTCTTTGGCTTGCCAAACATAAGCTTGATGTTCCCGGATATTTAAGGTTATAGGAAGAAAGGTTGGTAATTTCCAGGGATAAAGAAATAATTGGTAGTCACCAAGAGAATGGCGCACATAAACTTTTATAAGGTGGTCAATCTTATCTCGTCTTACTGCTATTAAAAGCTCTTCTTGTAATTCTCTTTCAAGGGCCTCAATTAAAGTCTCTCCTTTTTTGACCTTTCCTCCAGGAATAGCCCATTTGCCAGGACTTTTACATTCATTTGCCCTTTGTAAAAGCAAAATTTTTCCCTCACATTCCAAAAAGCAGGTTACCACTTGTAATTTGCTGTTGAAATCAACTGGTTTTTTTCTAAAAAACAAACTCATTGGCAGCTTAGACTTAATGTTTGGACTTTTTAATGTAAGGAATGCTTTTTTGGATATATTCAACCTTATTTAGCCTTTCTTCCTAAATTTCGCCAACCAGTTCCCTTTCCCTTGGAAGCTTAGAAAAATTTTTAGCTTTTTGCTCAATTGCCCAAAGCAAGCTACTAAGATGGACCCTAAACTTAAAAAGCTAGGCTTTAGCACTAAATAGCTCACTTTCATTGCTGTAGGATTAAAAATATAATTTTCTTATTCTGCATGTGACAATAAGATTGAAGGAAGAAAAAGGTACACCTCTCTAGTTAAATCAGTAAGAGCTGAACTTTCCCAATCAATTAGATAAACAGCCTACTTTTGAGGAAATTTTGCTAATACTTGTGTTTACACCCTATTGATTTTGCATCTGGTGAAGTTTAGGAGAATTCATCTCTTTTATAAAAAGAATGATTGAAGCCGCGCAGCAAAATAAACCTATTATACGAGGCCCTGTCCATCTATAGTCGAAAAAGAATGTGGATAAGCAAGCTACAAAAAATGGAGAAGTGGATCTAATTGAACTTATTAAAGAAAGCCCTCCTTGATAAAGTGCCTTATAATATAAGTAGGCGCCAATTCCCTGGGCAAAAAAAGTAGTAAAAACAATTATAAGAAAGTTTTTACTTGTAAATACTCTAGTCCATGAAATTTCAATGTTGTGA
The Parachlamydia sp. AcF125 genome window above contains:
- a CDS encoding NUDIX domain-containing protein, with product MSLFFRKKPVDFNSKLQVVTCFLECEGKILLLQRANECKSPGKWAIPGGKVKKGETLIEALERELQEELLIAVRRDKIDHLIKVYVRHSLGDYQLFLYPWKLPTFLPITLNIREHQAYVWQAKEHIEELPLLEGQLEAYKLVYETHHHFIMALLPSLE